A window of Pelotomaculum isophthalicicum JI genomic DNA:
CGTCCTGGTGCCTGCGCAAACGGTTGATCTATCAAGTAAAATTTCAGGGCAGGTAACTAACCTGGGCTTTAATGTCGGCAGCGCCGTCAAAGCGGGTGACGTCCTTATACAGTTGGATACGGAAGCGTTAAAAGCCCAGCTTATGCAAGCGGAAGCCGGTTTGCAGTCAGCCGAGGCAGCGGCGCAGTCAGTGCAAAATCAAGCTTCATTAGCAAAAATAAACCTGGATGCGGCGCAAAAACTATACGAAAGAACAAAATCCCTTTACGAGGCGGGCGCGGTATCCCAGAGCCAAATGGACGATACCACTGACAAATTGAATATCGCCAAAAACCAGTCTGAGAATGCATCCGGCCCCGCCCAAAACCAGGCTCAAGCCGCAATCAACACAGCTCAGGCAAATATAAAAAATCTCCAGGTACAGATTGACAACGCCACTATCAGAAGTCCGTTAGACGGGATAGTAACCAATCAGAGCGTAAATGTTGGCACAGTTGTCTCGCCAGGCGTTCCGGTCATATCAATTGTAGACACTTCAATTCTTAAAATGAAATGCACAGTTACCCAAGACTTGTTACCACTTTTGTCGATTAACCAAGAAATGGACATTAAGATCGACAGCTACCCTGAAAGTAAATTCAAAGGATCTATTTCCAGCATCGGGCCTATTGCAGTCAGTACGGGCGAAGTTTTCCCCGTGGAAATTTCTATTAAGAACAACGGCAGCCTGACGGCCGGATTGTCGGCCCATGCTTCCATGAACACTAAAGTAAGCGGAGTTGTTGTCCCGGCATCATCGGTGGCACAAAACGGTGGAGAAAACTGCGTGTTTATAATCAAGGACAATATCGCTTCGAAACGCGTGGTCAGAACCGGGCTAAAGAACGACAAGGGCACTCAAATTCTAATGGGTGTAAATGCCGGTGAGAGTGTCGCCATTACAAACGTAAACACTCTAACCGATAAAATGCCGGTAAACGCCAATTAATAAATTGGCTAATCAAAAACCAAGCGGAGATTTTAATCCATGCTAAGACTATTCCAATTTTTTAAACCATACGTTTGGAACTTATTTTGGGTGATAGTGTTTCTTTTCGTCCAGTCCCTGGCGGAACTGTATCTCCCGACACTTATGTCGGATGTCGTCAACGACGGCATGATGAAGGGCAATAGCAGTTACATCTGGAAATACGGGAGCTATATGCTACTAGTAGCGCTTGGCAGCAGCCTCTGCTCCATAGTAGGCAGTTACCTGTCGTCAATTATCGGGGTGGGCTTCGGCAGAGACATCCGCGACAAGGTTTTTTCACGCGTGGAGAGCTATTCCCTGCAAGAGTTTGATAAAATCGGAACTGCCTCTTTGATTACCAGAACAACTAATGATGTTATTCAGGTGCAGACCCTGATAGTAATGGGTTTACGATTTATGGTCTATGCCCCGATCATGTGCGTTGGGGGCATCATCATGGCGTTTTCCAAGGATAAGCAGCTTACTTTAATCCTGGCCGTGGTTCTCCCCGTTATGTTGCTCTTGATTGCGAGCATTGCCAGTGTGATCGTTCCCTTGTTCAAATCAATGCAGGTCAAGCTTGATAAAGTTAATCTGGTACTCCGTGAGAATTTAACCGGTATCAGGGTTATCCGCGCTTTCAATAGACTAAAGAGTGAAAATGAACGTTTTGAGAAAGCAAACCGCGATCTGACCGAAACATCGATTAAGGTCAATAAAATTATGGCGGCGATACAGCCGATCATGATCATTCTTATGAATTTTACCTCTATTGCGATCATCTGGTTTGGCGGCCACCGCATTAGTCAAAACGAAATGCAAGTCGGAGACATGATGGCGTTCCTCCAGTACGCGATGCAAGTCATGTTCTCCATCATCATGGTAACGATTATGTTTGTCATGGTCCCGAGGGCACAGGCGTCAGCCACGCGGATTAACGAAGTACTGGACATGGAGCCTAAAATTGTTGATCCGTTACACGGAGGAGAATCCGATGGCAAGAGAGGTTATGTGGAATTCCGGGATGTCACTTTCAGCTATCCCGGCGCTGAAATGCCTGCCATTAGAAACATATCATTCGCTGCCTATCCCGGTGAGGTTACAGCGATTATAGGTGGTACGGGCTCGGGTAAATCCACCCTGATTAATCTGATACCGCGATTCTATGATGTTGACAGCGGCAGCGTCCTGGTTGACGGCGCGGATGTCAGGCAAATGAATCAAAAAGATCTCAGGGCAAAAATCGGGTTCGTGCCGCAGACTCCAATCCTTTTCAGTGGAACCGTTTCTGAAAACATCCGTTACGGAAAGACTGACGCGAGCGATGAAGAGATAACCCACGCAGCGGATGTAGCGCAGGCGAGTGAGTTCATTTCAAAAATGAAAGAAGGTTATAATTCGCAGATCTCCCAGGGTGGAACCAATTTATCCGGCGGGCAGAAACAAAGGCTTTCCATTGCCCGCGCCTTAGTCAGAAAGCCCGGGATATATATCTTGGACGACAGTTTCTCAGCCCTCGACTTTAAGACAGACGCCCAACTCCGGGCGGCGCTTAAAAAAGAAACCGTTGCTTCCACCGTTATTATTGTTGCCCAGAGGGCGGGAACAGTCATGGATGCCGACAGGATCATCGTATTGGACGAAGGGCGGATTGAAGGCATAGGCAAACACAAGGAATTAATGAGCACATGTTCAGTATACCGTGAGATTGTGTCCTCCCAACTGTCAGGAGAGGAGATTGCGTGACAGCATGAACGGAAAAGATTCACCAAGAACCGGTCCGGCGCGTCCAGGTCCTATGGGCCGCGGCCCGATGATGGGTCCCCCGGTGGAAAAAGCGAAGGATTTTCGAGGAACGTTAAAAAGATTAATAAGTTATCTGCGGCCGGAGAAGTACCGTTTCATCGCGGTGCTCATTCTGGCTATCATCAGTACACTTTTTTCAATCGTGGGTCCCAAAATCATGGGGAAGGCGACAACCAAACTTGCTGACGGGATCCTCGCCAAGTACGAATATTATATCCAGCTATATACGGCGATCCAGAGGAATATGCCGGTTGAGGTGATCAGCAGACTAAAAAAGCAGCCCATACCGACCTTTGACTTTGGATATATAGGAAAAGTGCTGCTGCTGTTAATCGCGCTTTACTTGATTAGCGCCCTGTGCAGCTACGTGATGGCTTATATCATGTCGAGCGTTTCTCAAAACACTGTTTATAAAATGCGCAACGACGTAAAAGATAAGCTTGACCATATACCTCTAAAATATTTCGACCAGCGCACTCATGGCGAGATCCTAAGCCGGGTGACGAATGACATGGACAACATTGCGACAACGCTTCAGCAAAGTCTGACCCAGTTGATCACGTCTTTGGTTACTGTGATCGGCATTTTGATCATGATGCTGACAATCAGTCCCGTGATGACTGTAATAGCACTGGTAACCCTCCCGGCAAGCATGTTCATCACCGCTTTAATTACTAAAAAATCTCAAAAATTTTTCGCGGATCAACAGAAATGCCTGGGTGAACTCAACGGTCATATCGAGGAAATGTACGCGGGGCATAAGATCGTTAAAGTATTCGGACATGAAGAGGACTCAATAGTAAAGTTCCAAGAGATAAACGTAAGACTATACGGAGTCGGATGGAAAGCGCAGTTTATGTCAGGTATTATCTTCCCGGCCTTGAACTTTGTAAATAATGTCGGATATGTGGCCATATGCGTAGTAGGCGGTCTGTTAGTGGCTCATAAGAAAATTGAGATTGGTGATATCCAGGCGTTCATCCAGTACACAAGGCAGTTCACTCAGCCGATCATCCAGGTGGCCAATATAGCCAACGTATTGCAGTCTACAGTGGCGTCTGCGGAACGGGTATTTGAAATTATGGATGAGGCTGAGCAAATTCCTGATCAGGAGGATGCAAAAGTCATAACGTTCCCGAAAGGCAATATCAGATTTGAACATGTAAAGTTCGGTTACAAGGAAGAAGATCCGCTCATGGAGGATCTCAGCATAAATATTGAGGAAGGCAATACCGTCGCCATCGTCGGGCCGACCGGAGCGGGTAAAACAACTCTGGTAAATCTGATTATGCGCTTTTATGAGGTCCAAGGCGGGAGGATCACCATCGACGGTGTGGATATAAGGGAAATGACGCGCGGGGATTTACGCACGATGTTCGGGATGGTGCTGCAGGATACATGGCTCTTTAACGGAACTATAAGGGACAATATTGCTTACGGCCGCGAAGGAGCTAACGATGAGGAGGTCATCAGTGCGGCAAAAGCCGCCAATGCGCATCACTTCATCAAAACTCTCCCTGACGGTTATGATACCGTGCTAAACGAAGAAGCTTCAAATATCTCGCAAGGCCAGAAGCAACTCCTGACCATAGCCCGGGCCATTCTTGCCGACCCGGCGATTCTCATTCTTGATGAGGCCACCAGCAACATCGACACTAGAACCGAAGTACTAATTCAAAAAGCCATGTCAAGATTAATGAAGGGAAGAACCAGCTTTGTTATTGCTCACAGACTTTCAACAATCCGTGACGCGGACCTGATCCTGGTAATGAACAAAGGTGCCATCGTGGAACAGGGTAATCACAACGAACTCCTTGCCAAGGACGGCTTCTACGCCGACCTGTACAACTGTCAATTCGCGGGCGGCAACCTTAGTGATAAGGTAGTATCTTAACCCTGCTGAGAGCTGTTTAAATTGATACTCTGTTTCTACCCATTTTTTTGCTCTGGAACATCAGAGCATCCGCTCTCTTTACCACACTCTCGACCGTGTCACCGGAAACGGCCATCGTAGCCCCGACAGATACGGTAACCGATACTTCATGCCGCCCATCGGAATAACATGACTGTTCAACAAGGGCGCGCAAACTCCCGGCGACAGATTGGAGCATATAAATATCACCGGCTGGTATCACAACGATAAATTCCTCTCCTCCCCAACGACAAACCTGACCTTTTCCATTAACTCCTCTTTTTATGGTCATCGACACCATTTTCAAAACTTCATCGCCAACATCGTGGCCATGTTCATCATTGACTTTTTTAAAATGATCTATATCTAGAAATAACACCCCGAAAAATGGACAACCACAATCGGACATTTCTTTAATTTTACCCTGTAAATGGATTTCCGCATAACGCCGGTTGGCCAGCCTGGTAAGAGGGTCCAACAATGAGAGTTCACGCAGTTGATCTATCTGTTGGATAAGATCTATTTTAGGGGAATTGTCATTAAAGATCTCAATAGCGCCGGTGATCTTCCCGTCAGAGTCCCGGATGGGAGATACACGGATAAAAACTGGAACCCGAAACCCCCCTTTATGGCGAAGAAAAACCTCAGCCTCACGCATTACCCCATCTTCGATGGTTTTGGCCAAGGGGCACATTTCTGAACAAAGTGAAACACCCTCGCAGTCAACATGTTTGAGCAAATTATGCCAACAATATGAACCTACAACTTCCGCATTTTTGAAACCGGTAATTTTCTCGGCTCCTTTGTTCCAAAAGGTAATTTTTCTATCCCTGTCTACAATATATAAACCGTCATAGAGATTCTCCAAAATATCCTGGCAACTTTGAACATCCATTATATCACCGTCTTCCGAACAAATGTTAATTTATACTAATACGTATAATATAATATGATGCCAGGATATGGGAAGTTCCACTACAATTTATACTCGACAAACTCGTACCGGCAAGGATTGCCATATGCTATATACATCTTTAGTTACTCCGGGACCATAACTATTGATGCCAGCGTTTTTGAACGTGTATGGGGCGATTTATTATCATCTACATGCCTGCATATGGAATTCGGGTGATTTTCATGATCAGCCAGAAATTTCATCATCAATTCCGGGGTTATTTCTCCGTAATGTTGTTCCATGATATTTCTTAAGTGATTTGCGCGAAAGTAGCTGTCCGGCGCTACCATATATATCTGATTGCCTTTATAAAACCGTTCAGTTTGACAATGGTTTGAATGTACGAGCATATCCCTTTCCGGATATAGGATGCTGAAATCATCAAAGGCGCTTTCTATGCCGACGATTTCTCCATCGGCGCTTGCCAAATGATAATATCCAATACCCCGCGCGGCCTGACAAAGCACCCCCAGGGCATCACTAATACTTTTCTGTCTCATAGCTTTGGGAAGATAAAGTCCGCAAGGAAGGTCAACTACATGTTCTTGTGAAGGGCCTAAATTTAAATTTTCACTTATGCCAAACCCGGCTGAATTCAAAGTGTATTCGTATACTCCCCCAAAAGAAAGCACAAGTTGTTCTAATCCATCTTCATATTTTATTTTTAATAGATCCATGGGGAAACCAGGAACCCAATCGACATTCTGCCCCAGAATAGTCTTGCCATTCTTCGTGGCCCCGCCGGTAACCGCGAATGAAGTGCACATCCCTGTTATCGTTCCGTAGTAAAATGTTAAATCTAAAACACATCTAAGGGTAAATGCTTCTTCAAAAGTTATGCCTGCCCCTTCGGATTCACCTTTAATGAAATCTATGACATCAGGGTCGAATTCTTTAGCCTTGGGGAAAAACTTCATAGCGTTACCGACGATTTCACTCTTGCCGATCTGGAGATTATGACATAAACTTAAAAAATTTATTTCTACTGACTCTAAGATATTATCTTTACAGGCTTCACCATACTGCCTGCCGATATCATAAAGCGTACCCTGACACTCAACTATATTAAAAGCCCTGACTTCTTTCATTACGATTCCTCCGCGGTACTAATCAACTAATTGTATAATTAATTAGCTTCATCAAATCCTTTGACTTGTAATTTTTATTTTTATGGTAAATAAATTTCCATTATGCCATCAATTAAATTAACAACCACTTCTATTTTAATCTTAAATTGTCGGGGTTCAACCCCTCTATTTCCGGCAGTACGAAGAACCCATCTTTCCTGATGAGAACGTCGTCGAAATAAATTTCCCCGCCACCGTATTCCGGTGTCTGAATACAGACCAAGTCCCAGTGGATAGCCGACCTGTTCCCGTTGAAACACCGCTCGTAAGCGCTACCCGGGGTAAAATGGATGGAACCGGCTATTTTTTCATCGAACAAGGTGTCTTTCATGGGTTTCTTAATGTAGGGATTGACTCCCAGTGCGAATTCACCGATGTAGCGCGCTCCCTCGTCTGTGTCCAACACTTTGTTGAGCCGCTCCGGGTCGTTTGCCGAAGCGTTAACGATCTTCCCGTCCTTGAACTCAAGCCGGATGTTCTCGTAGGTGAATCCCTGATACTGAGCCGGTGTGTTGTAGGTGATAAAACCGTTCACAGAGTCCCTGACCGGAGCGGTGTAAACTTCCCCGTCGGGAATGTTTCGCCTGCCGGCGCACTTGACGGCCGGTAATGATTTAATGGAAAATGTCAGTTCGGTCCCCTTCCCCACAATCCGCACTTGGTCGCTATTCTCCATCAGTTCTATTAGGGGATCCATGGCCGCGTCCATTTTAGAATAGTCCAGGTTGCAGACCTGGAAGTAAAAATCCTCAAAGGCCTCCGTGCTCATATCGGCTAATTGGGCCATAGGAGGCGAAGGGTAGCGCAGGACCACCCACTTGGTCCCCGACACCCGGATCCTCCCATGCACCTCATTCCAGAAATGCTTGTTGTACAGGTACATTTTTTCCGCCGGGACGTCGGACATCTCCGCGAAGTTGTTCCCGGAACGGATACCGATATAAGCATCCATCTCTCTCATCCGGTCTGCCTCGTATTGCGCCCTGCTTTTCATTTGTTTTTCTGTGGCCCCCAGCAGTATGGCCCTCTCCACCGAGGCATCTTTAATGGTAACAAACGGCACCCCGCCGGCACGGTACACTTCCCGCACCAATTCCTTGACCAGCGGGGTTTCAAGCCCTACCGCCTCAATGAGAACTTTTTCATCAACCTGCAAATCACAAGAATAATTTACCAGGTTTTTCGCCAGGATTCTTATACGTTTATCAACCATCCCCATACCTCCGATCAGTAAATCTATACTAGTTTGTTCAAACTGAAACATACGTATTATAAT
This region includes:
- a CDS encoding efflux RND transporter periplasmic adaptor subunit → MHKRISKSLAIFLALLLLFAVSGCAEQKTNNPTTVTTAVADNQELETTLELSGVLVPAQTVDLSSKISGQVTNLGFNVGSAVKAGDVLIQLDTEALKAQLMQAEAGLQSAEAAAQSVQNQASLAKINLDAAQKLYERTKSLYEAGAVSQSQMDDTTDKLNIAKNQSENASGPAQNQAQAAINTAQANIKNLQVQIDNATIRSPLDGIVTNQSVNVGTVVSPGVPVISIVDTSILKMKCTVTQDLLPLLSINQEMDIKIDSYPESKFKGSISSIGPIAVSTGEVFPVEISIKNNGSLTAGLSAHASMNTKVSGVVVPASSVAQNGGENCVFIIKDNIASKRVVRTGLKNDKGTQILMGVNAGESVAITNVNTLTDKMPVNAN
- a CDS encoding C45 family autoproteolytic acyltransferase/hydolase; protein product: MKEVRAFNIVECQGTLYDIGRQYGEACKDNILESVEINFLSLCHNLQIGKSEIVGNAMKFFPKAKEFDPDVIDFIKGESEGAGITFEEAFTLRCVLDLTFYYGTITGMCTSFAVTGGATKNGKTILGQNVDWVPGFPMDLLKIKYEDGLEQLVLSFGGVYEYTLNSAGFGISENLNLGPSQEHVVDLPCGLYLPKAMRQKSISDALGVLCQAARGIGYYHLASADGEIVGIESAFDDFSILYPERDMLVHSNHCQTERFYKGNQIYMVAPDSYFRANHLRNIMEQHYGEITPELMMKFLADHENHPNSICRHVDDNKSPHTRSKTLASIVMVPE
- a CDS encoding ABC transporter ATP-binding protein → MNGKDSPRTGPARPGPMGRGPMMGPPVEKAKDFRGTLKRLISYLRPEKYRFIAVLILAIISTLFSIVGPKIMGKATTKLADGILAKYEYYIQLYTAIQRNMPVEVISRLKKQPIPTFDFGYIGKVLLLLIALYLISALCSYVMAYIMSSVSQNTVYKMRNDVKDKLDHIPLKYFDQRTHGEILSRVTNDMDNIATTLQQSLTQLITSLVTVIGILIMMLTISPVMTVIALVTLPASMFITALITKKSQKFFADQQKCLGELNGHIEEMYAGHKIVKVFGHEEDSIVKFQEINVRLYGVGWKAQFMSGIIFPALNFVNNVGYVAICVVGGLLVAHKKIEIGDIQAFIQYTRQFTQPIIQVANIANVLQSTVASAERVFEIMDEAEQIPDQEDAKVITFPKGNIRFEHVKFGYKEEDPLMEDLSINIEEGNTVAIVGPTGAGKTTLVNLIMRFYEVQGGRITIDGVDIREMTRGDLRTMFGMVLQDTWLFNGTIRDNIAYGREGANDEEVISAAKAANAHHFIKTLPDGYDTVLNEEASNISQGQKQLLTIARAILADPAILILDEATSNIDTRTEVLIQKAMSRLMKGRTSFVIAHRLSTIRDADLILVMNKGAIVEQGNHNELLAKDGFYADLYNCQFAGGNLSDKVVS
- a CDS encoding aminopeptidase, encoding MVDKRIRILAKNLVNYSCDLQVDEKVLIEAVGLETPLVKELVREVYRAGGVPFVTIKDASVERAILLGATEKQMKSRAQYEADRMREMDAYIGIRSGNNFAEMSDVPAEKMYLYNKHFWNEVHGRIRVSGTKWVVLRYPSPPMAQLADMSTEAFEDFYFQVCNLDYSKMDAAMDPLIELMENSDQVRIVGKGTELTFSIKSLPAVKCAGRRNIPDGEVYTAPVRDSVNGFITYNTPAQYQGFTYENIRLEFKDGKIVNASANDPERLNKVLDTDEGARYIGEFALGVNPYIKKPMKDTLFDEKIAGSIHFTPGSAYERCFNGNRSAIHWDLVCIQTPEYGGGEIYFDDVLIRKDGFFVLPEIEGLNPDNLRLK
- a CDS encoding sensor domain-containing diguanylate cyclase codes for the protein MDVQSCQDILENLYDGLYIVDRDRKITFWNKGAEKITGFKNAEVVGSYCWHNLLKHVDCEGVSLCSEMCPLAKTIEDGVMREAEVFLRHKGGFRVPVFIRVSPIRDSDGKITGAIEIFNDNSPKIDLIQQIDQLRELSLLDPLTRLANRRYAEIHLQGKIKEMSDCGCPFFGVLFLDIDHFKKVNDEHGHDVGDEVLKMVSMTIKRGVNGKGQVCRWGGEEFIVVIPAGDIYMLQSVAGSLRALVEQSCYSDGRHEVSVTVSVGATMAVSGDTVESVVKRADALMFQSKKMGRNRVSI
- a CDS encoding ABC transporter ATP-binding protein, with product MLRLFQFFKPYVWNLFWVIVFLFVQSLAELYLPTLMSDVVNDGMMKGNSSYIWKYGSYMLLVALGSSLCSIVGSYLSSIIGVGFGRDIRDKVFSRVESYSLQEFDKIGTASLITRTTNDVIQVQTLIVMGLRFMVYAPIMCVGGIIMAFSKDKQLTLILAVVLPVMLLLIASIASVIVPLFKSMQVKLDKVNLVLRENLTGIRVIRAFNRLKSENERFEKANRDLTETSIKVNKIMAAIQPIMIILMNFTSIAIIWFGGHRISQNEMQVGDMMAFLQYAMQVMFSIIMVTIMFVMVPRAQASATRINEVLDMEPKIVDPLHGGESDGKRGYVEFRDVTFSYPGAEMPAIRNISFAAYPGEVTAIIGGTGSGKSTLINLIPRFYDVDSGSVLVDGADVRQMNQKDLRAKIGFVPQTPILFSGTVSENIRYGKTDASDEEITHAADVAQASEFISKMKEGYNSQISQGGTNLSGGQKQRLSIARALVRKPGIYILDDSFSALDFKTDAQLRAALKKETVASTVIIVAQRAGTVMDADRIIVLDEGRIEGIGKHKELMSTCSVYREIVSSQLSGEEIA